The Polynucleobacter sp. TSB-Sco08W16 genome includes a region encoding these proteins:
- a CDS encoding efflux RND transporter permease subunit, whose amino-acid sequence MLPKFFIERPVLANVIALIMVLIGAVSIFGLPISQYPNIVPPTIQVTTSYPGANASLVQQLVASNIETQVNGVDGMLYMESSSTNDGYYTLTVTFKVGTDPDLAQVNVQNRVAIALPSLPQAVQKIGVTTKTQSTAILQFVTLTSDNPEHDGLFLSNLANLKLQQRLARIQGVAAANVFGVGNYSMRIWLDPAQLKMRSLTPNDVINAINKQNILLSAGQIGSPPTPLGQDFQFTLNVTSAMTTPEQFGRIVVKTGSKSDITYLRDIARLEMGSQNYSQFFKIGDKPAGGIAIYQTPGANAIATANAVRTEMESIAKTLPKGVKWSIPFDTTMFVQASIHEVYKTLYEAGILVLLVIMIFLQNWRATLVPATTVPVTIIGAFAAMAAMGFSINLSTLFAIVLCIGIVVDDAIVVVEAVSKKVEEGEDPRTGAIDAMNELMGPIIGITLVLMAVFIPASFIAGITGQMYRQFALVIAATALISGINAITLKPTQSAQYLRPIYHNKVKGKLYQKFDFYFNRLATWYEHQIEALMNNRAKASLIGIVIIVVSLFGLALVPSGFIPNEDQGYLVVSTTLPDAASLQRTETGIQKSVAALKTVPGIQDIVVIGGINLLNNSSSQSNSGAMYVIMKPWDERGKGESLAEIYAQMNEKLRQVQEAQSFVLLPPAIPGLGLSGGFEMRLMLTDGSNNLAKLEAATKNFIAQAQKAPEIMAVFSPFRNNVPQMQLTFNVARAETFGVAIGDAYDALQSYVGSTYVNQFFKYGQTYQVYVQADGTYRKVVDQINSLYVRNKDGKMVPLGSFIDVKEITGPAFVNQFQLYPSAAVLGQAHEGYSSGQAMKRLEQIAQTLPDGVSFQWAGMSYQENLVGNTIIFIFGLSILLVYLVLAAQYETWVAPLSVLTAVPLSLSGIVLALHLTGLPNNIYVQIGMVLMIALSCKNSILIVEVAIERRAKGMSFVDAALEASKERFRPILMTSIAFILGVTPLLMSMGPGAAARISLGITVFSGMIASTCLAVALVPVFYVEIETFFENRDKKKAEKIAQQKAE is encoded by the coding sequence ATGCTGCCTAAATTCTTTATTGAGCGGCCTGTTCTGGCCAACGTTATCGCTCTGATCATGGTCTTGATTGGAGCGGTATCTATTTTTGGTTTGCCAATTTCCCAGTATCCGAATATCGTTCCGCCAACGATTCAAGTGACGACTAGCTATCCTGGAGCCAATGCTAGTCTCGTCCAGCAATTGGTTGCCAGCAATATTGAGACGCAGGTGAATGGTGTTGATGGCATGCTCTATATGGAGTCCTCATCAACCAATGATGGTTATTACACCCTCACGGTCACTTTCAAGGTGGGCACTGACCCTGACTTAGCGCAGGTTAATGTTCAAAACCGGGTTGCAATTGCATTGCCATCTTTACCTCAAGCGGTTCAAAAAATCGGCGTTACAACCAAGACCCAATCAACCGCGATCTTGCAGTTTGTGACCCTAACGTCCGATAACCCAGAGCATGACGGCTTATTTTTAAGTAACCTCGCCAATCTCAAACTGCAACAACGTTTGGCGCGCATACAGGGTGTTGCTGCGGCTAACGTTTTTGGGGTTGGTAATTACAGTATGCGGATTTGGCTCGATCCAGCGCAGTTAAAGATGCGTAGCCTAACGCCAAATGATGTGATCAATGCCATCAATAAGCAAAACATCTTGCTCTCTGCCGGCCAGATTGGTTCTCCACCAACTCCATTGGGTCAGGATTTTCAGTTCACGCTCAATGTGACCAGTGCGATGACGACCCCAGAGCAATTTGGGAGAATCGTGGTGAAGACGGGTAGTAAATCCGATATCACCTATTTACGCGATATTGCCCGCTTGGAAATGGGTAGTCAGAACTACAGCCAGTTCTTCAAGATCGGTGATAAGCCTGCTGGTGGTATCGCTATTTATCAAACGCCAGGCGCTAATGCGATTGCGACTGCTAACGCCGTGCGCACAGAAATGGAAAGCATTGCCAAGACTCTGCCAAAAGGGGTGAAGTGGTCTATTCCATTTGACACCACGATGTTTGTGCAAGCTTCGATTCATGAGGTCTATAAAACACTTTATGAAGCCGGCATCTTAGTGCTGCTGGTCATTATGATTTTCTTGCAAAACTGGCGCGCAACTCTTGTACCAGCTACCACCGTTCCAGTCACCATTATTGGTGCATTTGCTGCGATGGCTGCAATGGGATTCTCGATCAATTTATCCACTTTGTTTGCCATTGTTTTATGTATCGGTATTGTGGTGGATGATGCGATTGTGGTCGTCGAAGCGGTATCGAAAAAAGTAGAAGAGGGCGAGGATCCAAGAACCGGTGCTATCGATGCCATGAATGAGTTAATGGGGCCCATCATCGGCATTACTTTGGTATTGATGGCTGTATTTATCCCTGCTTCATTTATTGCTGGTATTACCGGTCAAATGTACCGACAGTTTGCTCTAGTAATTGCAGCTACGGCGCTGATTAGCGGTATTAACGCGATTACCTTAAAGCCAACCCAATCTGCGCAGTATCTGAGGCCAATTTATCACAATAAGGTCAAAGGAAAGCTCTACCAAAAATTTGATTTTTATTTCAATCGCCTAGCTACTTGGTACGAACATCAAATCGAAGCGCTGATGAATAACCGTGCCAAGGCTTCATTGATTGGCATTGTGATCATCGTTGTCTCCTTGTTTGGTTTAGCGTTGGTTCCTTCAGGATTTATTCCCAATGAAGACCAAGGCTATTTAGTGGTCTCAACCACCTTGCCTGATGCTGCATCCTTGCAGCGTACCGAAACCGGAATACAAAAATCCGTAGCTGCTCTCAAAACGGTTCCGGGTATACAAGATATCGTGGTGATTGGCGGCATCAATCTTCTGAACAACAGTAGTTCCCAGTCAAATTCTGGTGCCATGTACGTCATCATGAAACCGTGGGATGAGCGCGGCAAGGGTGAAAGCCTTGCGGAAATATACGCTCAGATGAATGAGAAGCTCAGACAAGTACAAGAAGCTCAGTCATTCGTTCTCTTGCCTCCTGCAATTCCAGGTTTAGGTCTGTCAGGTGGCTTTGAGATGCGCTTAATGTTGACTGATGGTAGTAATAATCTAGCCAAGCTAGAAGCTGCTACTAAAAACTTCATTGCCCAAGCGCAAAAAGCCCCAGAAATCATGGCGGTTTTTTCACCATTCCGAAATAACGTACCTCAGATGCAGCTCACATTTAATGTGGCACGCGCAGAAACTTTTGGAGTTGCAATCGGGGACGCCTATGATGCTTTGCAGTCGTACGTTGGATCGACTTACGTAAATCAATTCTTTAAATATGGTCAAACCTATCAAGTCTATGTCCAGGCAGATGGCACTTACCGCAAGGTAGTAGATCAGATTAATAGTTTGTATGTGAGAAATAAAGACGGCAAGATGGTGCCCCTGGGCTCTTTTATTGATGTGAAAGAGATCACTGGCCCAGCCTTTGTTAACCAGTTTCAGCTTTATCCATCTGCTGCAGTGCTCGGTCAGGCTCATGAAGGCTATAGCTCAGGTCAGGCCATGAAGCGACTCGAGCAGATTGCTCAAACATTGCCCGACGGCGTGAGCTTTCAATGGGCAGGTATGTCATACCAAGAAAACTTAGTCGGCAATACGATCATATTCATTTTTGGCCTGTCGATTTTGCTGGTTTACCTAGTATTGGCTGCCCAGTATGAGACTTGGGTTGCTCCTTTGTCAGTGCTGACGGCAGTGCCGCTTTCCCTCTCTGGAATCGTCCTGGCCCTACACCTTACTGGCTTACCAAATAATATTTACGTCCAGATTGGTATGGTCTTAATGATTGCACTGTCGTGTAAAAACTCAATCTTGATCGTGGAGGTAGCAATCGAGCGTAGAGCAAAAGGCATGAGCTTTGTGGATGCCGCACTAGAGGCATCTAAAGAGCGTTTTAGACCAATTTTAATGACGTCTATTGCATTTATTTTGGGTGTTACTCCCTTGTTAATGTCGATGGGGCCGGGCGCTGCAGCTCGCATCTCATTGGGTATTACCGTCTTTAGTGGCATGATTGCTTCAACCTGTTTAGCAGTTGCTTTAGTACCGGTTTTCTACGTTGAGATTGAAACCTTCTTTGAGAATCGCGATAAGAAGAAAGCAGAAAAAATAGCGCAACAAAAAGCAGAGTAA
- a CDS encoding DUF2892 domain-containing protein, translating into MKCNIGHTDRVLRMTVGVTLMGLAGFGITGPWAWIGILPLLTGMIGNCPAYSLLGINTAKK; encoded by the coding sequence ATGAAATGCAATATTGGACACACTGATCGCGTTCTTCGTATGACGGTTGGCGTCACCTTAATGGGTTTAGCGGGTTTTGGAATCACCGGCCCCTGGGCTTGGATTGGAATCCTTCCCTTGTTAACTGGGATGATTGGAAATTGTCCGGCATATAGCTTGCTCGGCATCAATACGGCGAAGAAATAA
- a CDS encoding efflux RND transporter periplasmic adaptor subunit has protein sequence MKELLTKAQAMLTKLWNFLLPLWSSLLTRWNAFLEKLSTINIPFLNKKLSPGTIGIAIVVFFAIIVLVCLKSCGKNIVQAPVPVTTALPLSQEIRSFATFDGVVDPYLTVNLDARVKGYLTKIGFADGSMVKKGDLLFVIEQDTYIQDVKLKQAIYTEAKLEYNRQKSLLKENATSQAAVDKALSQYQQSEANLTLAKINLGYTEIRAPFDGLMGRHLLDVGTYLDTTSKGVQLSTIQQISPIYVYFSLNERDFLKFEKNQDPNTERKSEVNTLPIYAGLQSETGFPHEGVLDYAANLISTDTGSLQLRAIFKNENYQLIPGLYARVMAEYGPTRQALLVPMTAVMTDQVGNYVFVLDEAKRAQRADITLGQRFQQNVEVAKGLTPNSQVVINGFINLSVNQVASPTQVTLEAIKLR, from the coding sequence ATGAAAGAACTATTAACAAAAGCTCAAGCCATGCTTACAAAGCTGTGGAATTTTCTGTTGCCCCTGTGGAGTTCGTTATTAACTCGCTGGAATGCTTTTCTGGAAAAGTTAAGTACTATCAATATCCCATTTTTAAATAAGAAGCTTTCACCAGGGACTATTGGAATAGCTATCGTTGTTTTCTTTGCCATCATTGTGTTGGTATGCCTCAAGTCTTGCGGTAAAAATATTGTGCAAGCGCCTGTGCCAGTTACAACTGCGTTACCACTCTCTCAAGAAATTCGGAGTTTTGCCACTTTTGATGGGGTGGTTGACCCTTATCTCACGGTGAACTTAGATGCTCGCGTGAAGGGTTATCTGACTAAGATTGGATTTGCAGATGGCTCGATGGTCAAGAAGGGTGATCTCTTATTTGTGATTGAGCAAGATACTTATATTCAAGATGTCAAATTGAAGCAGGCGATTTATACAGAGGCCAAGCTTGAGTACAACCGCCAAAAATCACTACTGAAAGAAAATGCAACTTCTCAGGCGGCGGTCGATAAGGCCTTATCGCAATATCAGCAATCAGAGGCAAATTTAACGCTCGCCAAGATTAACTTAGGCTATACCGAAATTAGGGCGCCGTTTGATGGACTCATGGGTAGACATTTATTAGATGTTGGAACTTATTTAGATACAACATCGAAGGGTGTACAACTCTCAACGATTCAGCAAATCTCACCTATATATGTCTATTTTTCGCTTAACGAAAGAGACTTCCTGAAGTTTGAGAAGAATCAGGACCCTAATACGGAGCGTAAATCCGAGGTGAATACTTTACCGATTTATGCAGGCCTACAAAGTGAAACGGGCTTTCCCCACGAGGGAGTTTTGGATTACGCGGCTAATCTGATTTCGACTGATACAGGCTCTTTGCAGTTGCGCGCTATCTTCAAGAATGAAAACTATCAGCTCATACCCGGTTTATATGCACGTGTGATGGCCGAGTACGGCCCAACTCGTCAGGCCTTGCTCGTGCCAATGACAGCCGTCATGACTGACCAGGTGGGGAACTATGTCTTTGTCTTAGATGAGGCCAAGCGTGCTCAACGGGCAGACATTACATTAGGTCAGCGCTTTCAACAAAATGTTGAAGTGGCAAAAGGACTGACTCCCAATAGCCAGGTGGTGATCAATGGCTTTATTAATTTGAGCGTAAACCAAGTGGCCAGTCCTACACAAGTCACTCTTGAGGCTATAAAGCTCCGGTAA
- a CDS encoding efflux transporter outer membrane subunit, whose translation MLMIKRLTAYLFTFGCTLVLSGCFMVGPDYSRPPVKTAGEYKPTTQTEFTESLGENSNKIIDPVEWWESFNDPTLNALLKEAAQQNLSLQQTALRIYQLQAQLGISDAALLPTAALNASYSNNRNSGLQEIVNDSNNLIVKNAMVQMSWELDFWGKSRRGIQSSLNSYLSGVAAFYSADVSLTADVANTYINIRNNEALIAVAKTNLELQKESLRIANARFKYGATSMLDLSQAQAQYEQTKARIPELIASLKKTQHAMSILLGEPPDYYEKKYGNTKGSLRPPTELGVGMPIDLLRRRPDVLQAELNAASQSALIGVNKAQLFPTFTLGGTFGYANSNYGNLTSANLFSWGNNSSGVSAGVYLPLFYRGAIVDQVRVQDAIFQQSLLAYQNQVLNAQKEVEDSLITISTTKSSVEDYTRGVTAAKSAADLALERYKAGQNDYTTVITAQQSLLNLENSLVQTKSNELVGYVGAFKALGGGWTAQMTPPKLPETMVAEMNDRTDWGSVLNKTGDPVNVKAGKLVVPNPPIPPQDMKPTQGSTAP comes from the coding sequence ATGTTGATGATAAAAAGGTTAACCGCCTATTTATTTACCTTTGGCTGCACTTTGGTGTTGTCGGGATGTTTTATGGTTGGTCCAGATTATTCAAGACCTCCAGTCAAGACTGCAGGGGAATATAAGCCTACAACTCAAACCGAATTTACAGAATCCTTGGGTGAAAATTCCAATAAGATTATTGATCCAGTTGAGTGGTGGGAAAGTTTTAATGACCCTACGCTCAATGCCTTATTAAAAGAGGCCGCCCAACAAAATCTGAGTCTGCAGCAAACTGCTTTGCGTATTTATCAACTGCAAGCGCAACTTGGGATTAGTGATGCTGCTTTGTTGCCGACAGCCGCACTCAATGCTTCTTATTCTAATAATCGGAATAGCGGCCTACAAGAGATCGTGAACGACTCCAATAATCTGATCGTGAAAAACGCCATGGTGCAGATGAGCTGGGAACTCGATTTTTGGGGCAAATCCCGCCGTGGCATTCAGAGCTCCTTGAATTCCTATCTGTCAGGTGTAGCCGCCTTTTATTCAGCTGATGTTTCCTTAACCGCAGACGTTGCCAACACCTATATCAATATTCGCAATAACGAAGCTTTGATTGCAGTTGCTAAAACGAATTTAGAGTTACAAAAGGAAAGTTTACGCATTGCTAATGCCCGTTTTAAGTACGGCGCAACATCAATGCTAGATTTAAGTCAGGCTCAGGCTCAATATGAGCAAACTAAAGCTCGCATTCCAGAGTTGATTGCCTCATTGAAGAAGACCCAACATGCAATGAGCATCCTATTGGGTGAGCCACCTGATTACTACGAAAAGAAATATGGAAATACTAAAGGCTCATTAAGGCCGCCTACTGAGTTAGGCGTCGGAATGCCGATCGATTTGCTGCGCCGCCGCCCTGATGTATTGCAGGCTGAGCTCAATGCTGCTTCACAATCCGCCTTAATTGGTGTGAATAAAGCGCAGTTATTCCCGACCTTTACCTTGGGTGGCACATTTGGTTATGCAAACTCAAACTACGGCAATCTCACCTCGGCCAATCTATTTAGCTGGGGCAATAATTCCTCCGGTGTGAGTGCTGGTGTCTACCTACCGCTGTTCTATCGTGGTGCCATAGTGGATCAAGTACGGGTTCAGGATGCTATCTTCCAGCAAAGTCTCTTAGCCTATCAAAATCAAGTCTTGAACGCGCAAAAAGAAGTAGAGGACTCCTTGATCACAATCTCAACCACCAAGAGCTCGGTTGAGGACTATACCCGTGGTGTCACTGCTGCTAAGAGTGCTGCAGATCTGGCGCTAGAGCGTTATAAAGCTGGTCAAAACGATTACACAACCGTTATTACCGCACAGCAGTCATTGCTGAACTTGGAAAATTCTCTAGTTCAAACCAAATCCAATGAATTAGTAGGATATGTAGGCGCTTTCAAGGCGCTTGGTGGCGGCTGGACCGCGCAAATGACACCGCCTAAGCTCCCTGAAACGATGGTCGCTGAGATGAATGATCGCACCGATTGGGGTAGTGTCTTAAATAAAACGGGTGATCCGGTCAATGTAAAGGCTGGAAAGCTGGTAGTTCCGAATCCACCTATACCACCTCAAGATATGAAACCCACCCAGGGAAGTACTGCACCATGA